In Microplitis mediator isolate UGA2020A chromosome 9, iyMicMedi2.1, whole genome shotgun sequence, the DNA window ttttctgggatattatttattaattagggAATTAATTAAAGATAAGAGAGATAATTGTACAGAAACTAAAgattttttggcgcgaaaaattatttgcggtatgaattgaaaataaaaagttttttgaggaaagaaaaaatttattgggccaagaaatttttttcgtgtataagaaaaaaaaaaaaacttaccgGTGAGTGGTGCGTAAACTGGTGCAGCATAACGCGGGTCATCTTCATAAATTGGTTGATAatgtgaattatttatttttgttgagggtccaaaatatatttcttcGACGGAAGCTGGTGGTAGATAACCAGGCTCTCGTGATAATTCTTTTGCGTaccttaataattaaataattattatttttaattagaaatttaattataattataattaattatcaaaattaccaATATTCATTTTCAGGTTCGCGACGTTGGGATACGCGGCTGTAAGAAGTTTGCGGAACttgatggtgatgatgatgatgatgatgatgcttTTGGTGATTCCCAGGAGCTGCGATACTGTGGCGACGTAAATACGCGTAATTTTCTAGATCCCAGGGATCGACGTACTGGCGCGCACTGCCCGCGTCACCAGAACTTGATGATCTTTG includes these proteins:
- the LOC130674884 gene encoding mediator of RNA polymerase II transcription subunit 13-like, which produces MPAASSIYWNSIDSQRSSSSGDAGSARQYVDPWDLENYAYLRRHSIAAPGNHQKHHHHHHHHHQVPQTSYSRVSQRREPENEYWYAKELSREPGYLPPASVEEIYFGPSTKINNSHYQPIYEDDPRYAAPVYAPLTDLEQAKQFEDRRLKEVLRRRKLSRTSIHGREEYIYHSASNRRDSVDNNKSKSTSGGEENCYFEVIQPSNIGFSNYGHLKIDYTNSWNSLQRKITK